A region of the bacterium genome:
GCCGGGCACGGTGAAGTTCATTTTTCAACCTGCGGAAGAGGGCCCGCCCCCGGGCGAGGAAGGCGGCGCCTCTCTCATGCTCGAAGAGGGCGCCTTCGATTCCCCCAAACCTGACGCGATCTTCGGTCTGCACGCCTGGCCCTTGGAGGTCGGCGTGGTCGGATGGGCCCAAGGACCGACCATGGCGTCGGTAGATCATTTTGTTCTCAAGGTCAGGGGCAAGCAGTCCCATGGTGCCTATCCGCATCTGGGGCGCGATCCCATCGTCATGGCGGCTCAGGCCGTAGAGGCCTTTCAGACCATTCGCTCACGGAACCTCTCACCACTCGAGCCAAGCGTCGTCACCGTCGGCATAATGCGAGGCGGCGAGCGCTTCAACATCATTCCGGGAGAAATGCACCTCGAGGGCACGGTGAGGACCTTCAGCCCCGAAACCCGAGAGGAGGTCAAGAGGCGGATGGAAGAGATCCTCGATGGCGTGACCCGTGCGGGTGGGGGCTCGTACGAGATTGTCCAGTATCGAAACAACGCTCCGACCACCGTCAACGACCCCGAGCTTGCACGCCGGATGCGACCGACGCTGGTTCGGATCGCAGGCGCGGACAAGGTGGTTGACACCAGCCCGACGATGGGTGGCGAGGATTTCGCCTTCTTCGCCAATGAAGTGCCCGGCTTCTACTTTCGCCTCGGAGTGGTAGCTCCGGGTACCGTTTCCGGAGGCCTCCACACACCGGACTTTCGTGCCGACGATTCGGCTCTCGAGGTCGGTATTCGGGCCATGACAAACCTCGTGGTCGACTACTTGGGCGCGGAGTAGCCGTCCCTCGGAGGGATCGGTTGAGGGCGGGCCGTGACCTCGCGAGCTGCTAAACTCGCCCATGCCCATTTCGGCTGGGAACACTCGCCAACCATCACTACGATTCGAGGTTGTCCATGAACAACGCGGGCAGGTACGTCGGCGCCCACACCCTGGCTGACCAGGGGATAGAAACGTCAGGCACGGCTTACTGGAATCTCTCGCCGGCGAAGCTGTACGAGCACGCAATTCAGCGCGGTGAGGCGGTTCTCGCCGAGCATGGACCCATCGTTGCACATACCGGGAAGCACACCGGGCGCTCTCCCAACGATCGCTTTCTTGTCCGTGAAGAGGAAACCGCCGGCGACATCTGGTGGGGCAAGGTAAACGTCCCCTTCGACCCGGACAAGTTCGAGAGTCTGCGCGCTGAGGTCTTTTCCTATCTCGGCGACAAGGACCTCTACGTGTTCGACGGTTATTCCGGATCCGACTCCGAGTACCGGCTGCGCGTGCGTGTTGTCAACGAGCTTGCCTGGCACAATCTGTTCGCTCGCAACATGTTCGTTCGCGAGCACGACGCGTCGGTTCTTCGGAGCTTCGAGCCGGAGTTCACTGTGGTCGGCGCGCCCGGCTTCGCGGCCGACCCCGACAGGCACGGCACAACCAGCGGCACCTTCATCATCGTCAGCTTCGCAAGGCGCCTGGTCATTATCGGTGGCTCGGCCTACGCGGGCGAGATGAAGAAGAGCATCTTCTCGATCATGAACTACCTCCTGCCCAAGCAGGGTGTCCTGCCGATGCACTGTTCGTGTAATTACGGCACCGATCAGGATGACGTCGCCCTGTTCTTCGGCTTGAGTGGCACCGGCAAGACCACGCTTTCGGCCGACACCGAGCGCACTCTGATCGGCGACGACGAGCACGGCTGGAGCGACAATGGCGTCTTCAACATGGAGGGCGGTTGCTACGCGAAGGTGATTCGGTTGTCACCGAAGGGCGAGCCAGAGATCTATGCCACCACCCTCAAGTTCGGAACGGTACTCGAGAACGTGGTCATCGATCCGGTGACCGGCCGACTCGACCTGGATGATGCCAGCCAGACCGAGAACACGCGTGGCAGCTATCCTCTGTCGCATCTCGACAACGTCGATGACGACGGCATCTGCGGCCACCCCAAGAGCGTGGTCTTTCTGACGGCCGACGCCTTCGGGGTGCTGCCACCGATCAGCCGGCTGACCGCCGAGCAAGCGCAGTACCATTTCCTGTCCGGGTACACCGCCAAGGTTGCCGGCACCGAGCGCGGAGTGACCGAGCCCAAGGCAACTTTCAGCGCATGCTTTGGTGCGCCGTTCATGCCCCGTCACCCCGGTGTCTACGCGAAGATGTTGGCCGAGAAGACCGAGCGACACAAGGCCAAGATCTGGCTGGTCAACACCGGTTGGTCGGGCGGCCCCTA
Encoded here:
- a CDS encoding amidohydrolase, with amino-acid sequence MLLNNRMFRSLGLALSTLVAPVCVQADGLPAAVEAGLARILPEMIEIRHHLHQNPELGNQEFETAALVAKHLEDLGIEVRREVAITGVVGVFQGGKPGPVAAVRADMDALPVTESTDLPFKSTKRTRFLGQEVGVAHACGHDIHTSVVLGVAKILAPLRDELPGTVKFIFQPAEEGPPPGEEGGASLMLEEGAFDSPKPDAIFGLHAWPLEVGVVGWAQGPTMASVDHFVLKVRGKQSHGAYPHLGRDPIVMAAQAVEAFQTIRSRNLSPLEPSVVTVGIMRGGERFNIIPGEMHLEGTVRTFSPETREEVKRRMEEILDGVTRAGGGSYEIVQYRNNAPTTVNDPELARRMRPTLVRIAGADKVVDTSPTMGGEDFAFFANEVPGFYFRLGVVAPGTVSGGLHTPDFRADDSALEVGIRAMTNLVVDYLGAE
- the pckA gene encoding phosphoenolpyruvate carboxykinase (ATP), translated to MNNAGRYVGAHTLADQGIETSGTAYWNLSPAKLYEHAIQRGEAVLAEHGPIVAHTGKHTGRSPNDRFLVREEETAGDIWWGKVNVPFDPDKFESLRAEVFSYLGDKDLYVFDGYSGSDSEYRLRVRVVNELAWHNLFARNMFVREHDASVLRSFEPEFTVVGAPGFAADPDRHGTTSGTFIIVSFARRLVIIGGSAYAGEMKKSIFSIMNYLLPKQGVLPMHCSCNYGTDQDDVALFFGLSGTGKTTLSADTERTLIGDDEHGWSDNGVFNMEGGCYAKVIRLSPKGEPEIYATTLKFGTVLENVVIDPVTGRLDLDDASQTENTRGSYPLSHLDNVDDDGICGHPKSVVFLTADAFGVLPPISRLTAEQAQYHFLSGYTAKVAGTERGVTEPKATFSACFGAPFMPRHPGVYAKMLAEKTERHKAKIWLVNTGWSGGPYGVGERIKLGYTRRMVRAALAGELDGVDFREDPVFGLAVPLAVEGVPSELLDPRSTWADTAAYDEKAADLARMFAENFEEYADGVTDEVRAAGPVVA